The Pontibacter korlensis sequence CTGTACTTTCGCGTACGCAGCTTCGGTATCGGATATTGCCGGACCTACTGCTGTAGCCGCAACTGCCGAGGCTGCCAGCTGTGCTAACAATGACGGTCGCATTATAATTGGTGCGGTAAACGGCGGTACAGCTCCTTATACCTATAGTATAGATGGTGTCAACTTTCAGAGTAGCACTTCCTTCGCATCACTGGCGACAGGTGATTATACTATCACAGCTAAAGATGCGAACGGTTGTATGGCAACAGGAACTGTTTCAGTCAATCAAAATGTGCCGACAAACTTTACTGCCTCTTCCAAAGCATCTACTTGCGGAGGAAACAACGGGACTGTTACAGTAAGAGATGTATCTGGAGGTACAGCACCTTATGCTTATAGTAAAGATGGCGTTAACTTTCAGCAGGAGGCTACACTTACAGGTCTTGTGGCTGGCGTGTACACCATCGTGGTTAAAGATGCGAAAGGATGTACATTCAGTAAGCAGGTGCAGGTAGAGGATATAGCTGGCCCTACTGAAGTGGCGGTTTCTACGGAGCCTTCTACCTGTGGCGACAGCAACGGCACAATTACGATTAGTGAAGTAATTGGAGGAGTAGCCCCATATACCTATTCCATCAACGGCACCGACTTTCAGAGCAGTACAGGCTTTAGCTCTTTGCTAGCTGGAGAGTATGAACTAACCGTGAAAGATGCTAACGGCTGTACGTATACTCAGGCAGTTATCCTTAACAACATTCCAGGTCCAACTGCCTTCAGTGCTCTAGCCAATCCTTCCAGTTGCGGACGTGCCAACGGTACAGTTACAGTAAATGATCTGATTGGCGGTACAGCTCCTTATGCTTACAGCGCTAACGGCACTACTTTCCAGGAAGAAGCTACTTTAACAGGACTTGTGGCAGGGGAGCATATCATTACAGTAAGAGATGCTAACGGTTGTATAGTAACCAAGTCTGTAGTAGTAGACAATATAGAAGGTCCTACCGGAATGGAGTTGGTTAGTGCCTCGTCTACGTGTGGTGCCAGCAACGGAAGCATCAGTGTTAGCAACGTTACCGGCGGCACTGCTCCTTATACTTACTTGGTCAACGGAACAGACTTCCAGACATCAACAAGGTTTGAAGCAATACTGGCAGGGAAATATAGCATTACTGTAAGAGATGCCAACAGCTGTACTTTCTCAGCAGAAGTAACAGTGGAGAACATTGCTGGGCCAACAAACCTTGCTGCCGAAACAAAGCCTTCTACCTGTGGAGCTAGCAACGGAGAGTTAAGTATTACTAGTGTAGACGGTGGCACAGCGCCTTATACCTATAGTATAGATGGTGAAAACTACCAGGCATCAGCTGCCTTTAGGGGACTAGCTGCAGGCACACAAACCATCACGGTGAAAGATGCCAATGGATGTACTTATGCCACTAGCCTCGAGGTGCCTGATGTCAGCGGTCCTACTGCTGTGGCAGCAAATTCAAAAGCTGCCAGCTGTGCAGGGAATGACGGAAGTATTACAGTAAGCGGAATTACGGGCGGTACAGCTCCTTATACTTACTCTATTGATGGCGTAAACTTCCAGGCTAGCAGAACTTTTGAAGCCCTGGTTCCAGGAGAGTATACCATCACAGTAAAGGACACCAACGGATGTAATGTTTCTGGAGAGGTAGAAGTAGGCAAAGAAGGTCCGGCAGGCTTCACTAGTTCTAGTAACGCTGCCAGCTGTGGCAACGAAAACGGAAGCATCACAATTAGTGCAGTAGAAGGGGGTAAGGCACCTTATACTTACAGCATCAGTGGTGGAGCTTATCAGACTGCCTCAACTTTCATCTCACTGGCAGCAGGCGTTTATACCATTACGGTGAAAGATGCAAACGGCTGTGCCTTTACTAATGAGGTGGAGGTGCATCACGTAGAAGGTCCTTCTGATCTAACAGCCTCTGCGCAGACGGCCTCCTGTGGCAGAAGCAATGGTCAGATCACTATTACTGCTGTAGCTGGTGGTGTAGCACCTTATACATTCTCTATCAACGGCAAGGACTTCCAAGCTTCAGATGCTTTCACGGCACTGGTGGCTGGGGAGTACCGGGTAACTGTGAGAGACGCCAACGGCTGTCTGTTTGCCAAGCCTGTTGCTGTTACCAACGCCAATGGCCCTACCGGATTCCAAATAACTACTACAGCTGCAGCCTGTGGTAGTGCTAATGGCAAGGCTACTGTAGGTAATACAGCAGGTGGCACAGCACCTTATACTTATAGTGCAGACGGTGTCAACTTCCAGGCAGATGCTACACTAACTGGCCTGTCTGCGGGTGTTCATACTATAACTGTAAGAGATGCCAAGGGATGTACTTTTGCCAAACAAGCAGAGGTAGGGCATGTAGCCGGGCCATCAGGGTTAGAGCTGGCAACAGTTTCGGCAACCTGTGGTAGTGCAAATGGTGAGATCCGCGTTAGCAATGTAACGGGTGGTACGGCTCCATATGTGTATGCGCTAGACGAAGGTGGCTTCCAAACCTCAGCTGTGTTTAGCGAAGTGACTGCCGGAAACCATACCATCACTGTAAAGGATGCCAACGGCTGTGTGTTCCTTCAGGAAGTGAAAGTTACAGATATTGCTGGCCCTTCTGACATAGCAGCTACTACTACGCCTGCTTCCTGCACAGAAAACAACGGCACCATCACGGTAACCGGAGCTACAGGTGGGAGCACACCTTATACTTATTCGCTGGACGGTATCAGCTACCAGGCATCTGCTGCCTTTACTGCACTGGCAGCTGGCAGGTATGAAGTGTATGTAAAAGATGCCAACGGTTGCAGCACATCAGTTACAGCTGTTGTTGAGTCTAAAGGGCTGCAGGAAGCGACAGTCTCCACTACGGGAGCAACCTGTGGGAAAAATAACGGAGCCATCGTAGTAACGTCGGTGAGTGGTGGCACAGCGCCTTATACTTACAGCCTCGATGGTACCAGCTTCCAAACCTCAGCTTCCTTCAATAATCTGGCAGCCGGAAAATATACGGTTGTAGTAAAAGATGCCGAAGGATGTACTCTCACCAAAAAGCAATTGATTGAGAACAGTGGCAGTGCGACTTTCAATGTAACCGCAACTAATGCCAGCTGTGGTGCAGACAATGGGGCTTTTAGAATTGAGGAAGTGAGCGGAGGCACTGCTCCTTATACTTATAGTATAGATGGGGCAGCTTACCAAAGTGCACCAGAATTCAAGGGTTTGGCTGCGGCAACTTACCAGGTAACTCTAAAAGATGCTACCGGCTGCATAAGTACTGAAACTATCACCATCGGCAACACGCCAGCTATCACTGACCTAGGAGTAACTGTAACACCTGCAGGTTGCAACCACTCTATGGGGCAGGTTGCTATTGGTGAAGTGACCGGTGGTACAGCACCTTATACTTACTCTTTGGATGGGGTAAACTACACCTCATCTACCACTCTTTCTGATGTAGCACCAGGTAATTACACCCTCACAGTAAAAGATGCCAAGGATTGTACCTTCAGCATACCGGTGAAGATGGAAGAGGGCGTAAGCAGTTCACTAGACTACGTGCAGCACCTGAACTGCTACGGTGATGCCACCGGTGTGATTGCCTTTACCGCAACAGGCGCAGATGCACAAACTGTGTACAGCATCGACAATGGCAAGACCTTCCAGAAAGAAGCTGTGTTCAAAAATCTGGCTGCAGGCACTTACCAACTGATCACCAAATTCTCTGAAACATGTGCTGTTACAGTAGGCACAGTAGAAGTGAAGGCCGCAGAGCCAATTTTGTTAGAGGTAACACCACTCACTAAAGCCATAGGACTTGAGAAATCGGGTAGTGCCGCGGTAACAACCATTAGTGGGGGAGTCGGCCCTTATACGTACCAGGTAAACGGTGGCAGCTTCAGTTCTGATTCTGTGTTCTCAAACCTTGGCGCAGGCACCTATACGCTGATGGTGAAAGACAGCAGGGGCTGTATAGCAGAAATCAGCTTCGAAATAGAAGGCTTAGATGATCTTGATATTCCGAATGGCTTCACTCCAAATGGTGACGGGGTGAATGACACATGGGTACTTAAGAACCTGCCTAGGCTGTACCCACAGTGCAGAGTATCGGTTTACAATCGTTGGGGAAGCCCTGTATATACCTCCAGAGGATACGCCAAACCTTGGGATGGTACCTATAACGGCAAGCGTCTGCCAGACGGCACTTACTACTGCATCATAGAACTTGGCGACGGTACTGCACCGCTCAAGACATCAGTAACCATCATGCGATAAATCAGCCATCGAAAAACATCAGCGTGTTATGAAGAATTACATCCTAATATCTTGCTTCCTGCTAATAAGTTCGGTAGCTGTGGCACAGCAGAAGGCACTTTACAGCCAGTACATGACCAATTATTACCTGCTTAACCCCGCCGTGGCTGGAGTTGACAAAGACTGGAACATTAAGGCAGGCTACCGCAACCAATGGACAGGTTTTGAAGGAGCCCCCAAGACATATTACTTGAGCGCAGAAACAGCTCTGTTTAAGCGCACCATTCGGAGCCGCAGGGTACAGCCTTACCACGGTGTTGGTGGCTATGTGTATACCGACCAAACAGGACCCATCACGCAAACAGGCCTGCAGTTGTCGTACGCGCACCATGTGCCTATCAACAGAAGCATCTATTTTTCGTCTGGCTTGTTTGCTGGTGTGCAGCAGTACAGGTTTGATGAGAACAAGATACACTTGGCCGAGGGGTCTAACGAGCGTGACCCTGTTACGCAGCAAGGTAGTCTCAATGCCTTTATGCCTGACCTAAGCGTAGGAGCATATTTACACTCCGAAGAGTTTTATGCGGGGGCATCTTTGTTTCAGGTACTGGGCAATAAAATTATGAAGAATAAGGGAGTGGAGGACCCAAGCAGGTTGTCGCGCCACTTGTTTATTTCGGGAGGCTATAACATTGATGTTAACAGAAATATTACCGTCACACCTTCTGTTTTGATCAAGCATGTAAACCCCGCTCCGGTGCAGGCAGATTTTAATGTGAGAGGTGCCTATCATTTTACAAACAGGCGCAAATCGAAGTATGATGATATGCTTTGGGCAGGGATTTCATACCGCACCCAGGATGCCATAGTGGGATTGGCTGGGATACAGCTTAAACAGCAATACCAGCTAAGCTATACGTATGACATCACGATATCGCCTATGCGCCACCACAGCGCTGGCTCCCACGAAATTGTACTTGGGCTCAGAATGCCGTAAGGTTTAACTGTAGAGGTAAGACAGGAAGAGCCAGCGCATTTGCACAGGCTCTTCCTGTTTTTAAAAATTTAGTCATCAATGGCTGTTTATCACCGATGCCCCAAATATTGTTGTTTCGGTTTGGTAACTATTAATTAATGAGCTTCCTCCGCACGGGCAGAATTGCCGCTGATGATCTGGCCAAAGAAGATACTGTTCAGGAACAGCTTGTTGGTGCCGTACCAGAATGCTCTGAAGTTCGGGTTATCAGGCATCGCAATCACTTTACCAGCACCTATAGTAGATACATCTACCGCAGCCGTGTTTTTCACCTTCTGTAGATTTGGCTTAGAAATATATCCTGCCATCAGTGGGTTGGCTGTATACATCACAGGGTTAGCATACGGGCTTTTAGAGCGCTCCATAAACAGGGTGTTGCTGCGGAATATTGGCAATTGCTCATCAGTATAGCCGTAAGCTAAGGGGTGTGTCAGGTCCAGCTTTGTTTCAAAGATAGCGCCACCAATAACCTGGGCTCCTTCTGAATTTGCCATGTCGGCATAAGCTTTTTGTGCGGCAGTATCTGGCTCCGACTTCGTGAAAGTAATGT is a genomic window containing:
- a CDS encoding type IX secretion system membrane protein PorP/SprF encodes the protein MKNYILISCFLLISSVAVAQQKALYSQYMTNYYLLNPAVAGVDKDWNIKAGYRNQWTGFEGAPKTYYLSAETALFKRTIRSRRVQPYHGVGGYVYTDQTGPITQTGLQLSYAHHVPINRSIYFSSGLFAGVQQYRFDENKIHLAEGSNERDPVTQQGSLNAFMPDLSVGAYLHSEEFYAGASLFQVLGNKIMKNKGVEDPSRLSRHLFISGGYNIDVNRNITVTPSVLIKHVNPAPVQADFNVRGAYHFTNRRKSKYDDMLWAGISYRTQDAIVGLAGIQLKQQYQLSYTYDITISPMRHHSAGSHEIVLGLRMP